CTATGTAAAGGGAATTGTAAATCCTCCTGGCGGCGTCATAGGGTTTCCTAAGTATATTAAGGATCCTAGTGGGGATAGAATTAATAGAAATGGTGAGAGATACAGAAAGATTCCTGGTATTGAAGATGAGATTCGCCATATCTTAAAATTCTATCAAGGATTTATGAGATATGATGATTTTTTTCTGTGGAGAAATACCTATAATACCTATGGAAGTGATATCAAGGGTTTACGACCCTATAGCAAAGGCTATGAATATTATAGAGCTTCGAAATGTTGATGGCGTAATAGGTGATGTAAGAGATATGGTTAGCGATATTATTAATGCTACAAATGTTAAGAGCATAGGTGTTTCAGGATCTATTCTTGTTGATTTATATAGAGAGGATTCTGATATAGATCTTGTTATCTATGGTGAAGAAGAGGGAAGGAGGGTCTATGAATATCTTTCAGAAGTTATAGATAAGGGTTCTTCACAGTATAGAAGATATAGCATAAATAATATTGAGAAGCTATTTAGAGAAAGATCAAAGGAAACACCAATAGATATACATGAGCTCTTAAAGCAGGAGAGTAGAAGGGTATTGGAGGGGTTTTATAGAAATAGAGAGTATTTCATAAGATTAGTAAGATATCCAGGAGAGGATGAGCTTTATGGTACATACAAATGTGTTAAAATTGGTAGAGTAGTTGTAAAGCTTATGGTGGTAGACGATCGTTATGCTATCTATACACCTTGTAGATATGGTGTAGAGGTAATTGAGATTATTGAGGGCGAAAATATTGATATAGATGAGGTATATACATTACGAGGGAGATTTATAGATGTAGCTAAACAGGATGATATAATTATAGCTTCTGGAACTGTTGAAAAGATAATGTTTAGAAGTGGTAGGATAGTATATAGACTTTACCTAGGTAGTAAGGGTGACTATGTTATCAGAATTAAGTAAAAATAAATTTTTTACATAGCCTTGTACTGTATATGTGTGATTAAGCATGATGGATGAAATTGAAGTGTATAGATTATTATTGAGTATGGGTTTTAGTGAGGATACATTTATTGAGAGTGTTGTATTGGTGAGGAGGAATAGTGATATTATCAATGTTTTACCACTGGGTTTGAGATATGATTATAGAGGTTTCTTATTAGCAAAGATATATAGGGGATCGCGAACCTATGACATAATATCAAAGGGGTTAGCAAATAAATTCACTATATGTTTGACACAGAAACCGGAGACATTTTTCTATGCAATTTTTAGAAAGGATATAATAATCAATACGTTTAATGAGGCTAAATGTCCTAGAAAGTTATGTGATGCATGTATTGATACAGAGATTAAATCTATTGAACAGGGAGAGGATTATTTGAGAGTTGAGTTGAAACCTGTAAATATAACCATATCTCAGGGATATCCAAAGGGCTTTACAAGAGCTTCAGCTGCAATAATAGAAGCACTGGTTTATTATACTAAGCTTCCCTTTGTTAGTGATGATGAGAAGAGGAAGTATGTTGAGAGGATTAAGATTATGAGAGAGATAGTATATAGATCTTCGAAGAAGGATATGTATAGAGAGATGATAGATAATATTGTAGATAGAGCAATGAGATATATAGCATATACTGGGGATGTGAGATAAGATGCGTGTAGCGGGTATTGATCCAGGTACTAAATCTTTTGATATAGTTGTGGTAGAGGATGATAGAGTTGTATTTGAGAAGAGCATTGAGACTATAGAAATTGCTAAAGATCCTCAGATTCTCATAGACGCACTTAGAGATTTATCTGTAGACTATATCGTAGGTCCTTCAGGATACGGTGTACCGGTTACATTTGGTAATGAGATTTTAGATCCTAGGAGATTTGCTGTTGAGATACTATTGCTTAGTACGGAAGAGGATATTGAGAATGGTGTAAAAATTGGTGAGATAGGGATATGGGTTTATGATGCACTTGCAAAGGTTGTTACATATCTGGTTAACCACTATAGAGATAGAGTTCTATTCATACCCTCTGTCATACAGTTGCAAACAGTTCCGTGGTATAGAAAGATAAATAGGATTGATATGGGAACTGTTGATAAATTGGCTTCAGCATTTCTAGCTATATACAATGAAAGTATTAGAGAGTCGAAGAGCTTAAATGATATTAATATCATTGTAGCTGAAATTGGTTTTGGATATATAGGTATTATAGCTGTAAAAGAGGGGAGAGTAGTAGATGGTATTGGAGGTACATATGCATCTATAGGTACATTAACAGCAGGTGCTATGGATCTAGAGGTAGTTGTTGGTGTGAAGAGATGGAATAGGTGGGATGTATTCCACGGAGGAGTATTTTGGACTTCTAATACATTTGATTTAGAGGATCTTATTAGAGCTTATAAAAATTCTGAAGAGCCATTGGCATCACTATATCTCTCCTTTATTGAGGGTATAGCAAAAGATATTGCTAGAGCTATGACGGTGGTACCAAGGGTTGATAAAGTAGTTTTGACTGGTAGATATAGTAGGAATAGAGATATAGTTAAACATCTTCTAGAGCTTGTTAGAGATGTTGAAATAGCAGGGATACAGGGTTTAAAAGGTGCAGTAATAAGTAAGGAGGCGGGTCAAGGATATGCTGCAATAGGTGAGGGTATTGTAGGTGGATATTTTGCTGATATTGTAGATCATATGAAGATAAAAGAGGCATGTGGTACTGTTGTAGATTATGTAGTTCATCAAGCAGCTAAAGGATTTAGGGAGAGGATTATAAAGGCGTATAGAGATTTGGTTAAGAATCCAAGGTTTTGTGAAAAACTCTATATACGATAGCTATATCTTTATCACTATCTATTCTTCTTCAATAATATCCTCAATATATGCTAGGGTATAGTCTAGCTCTGGTATATATCTTAGTCTTGCCTTGACCTTAGTTTTTCCATAGCTAGTAACTATAGTTACATCAAGATTTCTTGACCTGAGGGTTGTATATCTATAGGGATTATCATCCTTTGGTATATCTATTGATATACTGACCTTAGCCTCGGATTTAAATGGCTGTGAAAGTATGGCATATTCAATAACTTTTTCAAGAAGCTTTACCTCTTCCTCAAACTTTATTGGTATACCCATGAATTGATGTATAACCATTCCAAGTGCTATACCGGCTTCAAAAACTGCTCTATCTCTATTGCTAACCTTTGGAGAGAAGTATATTTTTGCAGGGTCAGAGCTATGTTCATCCATTTTCTATTACCTCACGAATTTTTTCCATTAGTTCACTAACATTACTAGCTACATATGTATATCTCTGTTTTTTAAGAATATCTATATTCCTAAGATCTATATCTCTAGGCTCTAAATATATCTTCTCCCAACATTTCACAGCTTTAAAAGGACATGCATACATACATTTCTCACAACCTATACATTTAGATAGATCTATCCTAGGAAATCCCTCGATAATTGTAATGGCATTTACAGGACAAATATCTTTAGCTAGACATTTAGTACAATTATATGTTTTACACACATCTCTATCTACATGACATGGAGTTTCAGTAACAATATAACCGCTTTCACTAGGTATATCTGTTGGAAGAATATACACATTGACACCTCCTTTTACAGCTTGAGCATATAGAGCTGATGCAATGTTATCTGCAATTCCATTAACAATTTTTGCAATAGTGTTTGCAGTTGCAGGAGCTATTACTAAAGCAGTATATCTCCTAAGATTTAGACGTCCAATATAATACATACCTTCGTCCTCAACCAGAAACTCTTCATAATATCCTCCACTAGCTATATTTCTAACAATAGGCAGAACACCAAATATCCTAGATACTTCATATCCCCATCTAGTCATAAACACTGTTATCTTGATATTATAGATGTTTTTGATATTCGCCATAGATTTGACTATCTCTCTCAAGTTTGCTCCTCCACCAGTTATACACCAGGCTATAGACTTCAATGTATAACACCTCAATATCTTGATAGGATAAAGATCTATATTTCTTCAAATGTTTTATTGTTATAGGTAGTATAGTATATGGCAAGAATACTTATTGTTACAGGTAAAGTTGCAGAACCTATGATTAGAGACATAGTTAAGAGGGTAGATAAGCATAGGGTAGATGTATTTGTTGCACCAGTACCTATAGCTGCTTTTATTACACCTGAATATGTCGTCTCTATTCTTTCGAATAGCAATATAGATGTAAAAAGCTATGATATTATAATGCTACCTGGACTCTGCAAAGGAAGTGCTAGGATTATCGAAGAGAAACTCGGTGTAAAAGCTGTTAAGGGACCAACAAATGCTTATGATTTATTAGAGGTTTTAAAACTAGATGACTTCTCCCTATTATCTCCAGATGAACCTGCAGATAACGTTATGGGTAATGTTTTACGATCCTTAGCAAAATCGCTACTAAGTGATGTAGAGAGAGAGGTATGTAAGAGGGAATGTATTTATATAGGAAAGCTAAAGGTCCCCATAACACCACCTCCCATGAGAATTGCCACAGAGGTCTGTGAGGCTCATATCTATAGAGATGAAGATATCATTAAGAAGGTAGAGCAGTATATAGATAGTGGAGCTGACATAATAAGTATAGGCTTTGAAGCACTAGAACCACATCCAGATCATGTTGAAAGGATTATAAAGCTCATTAGAAAATGTTATGATATTCCTATAGCTATTGATACTTCTATACCAAGTGAGATAATAAGGGGTATTGAGGCAGGAGCTGATATGGTTATAAATATAACGCTACAGAACATCGAAGAAGTATATAAGTATCTAAGGGATGTAGCAATAGTTGTTATACCATTTGATACTGAAACCAAGACTATTCCTATGTCAATAGATAGAAGGATAGAAATTTTAGAGAAGACTATCGATGTATTAAAGCAAAAGGGTATTGAAAAAATATTTGCTGATATAGTTCTAGATCCTCCAGGCTCTACATTAGCTTCATTAATAGGATTCTACGAATTTAAGAGGAGACATCCAGATATACCTTTATTCATGGGTATAGGAAATGTTACTGAGTTAATAGATGCTGATAGTATAGGGGTTAACGCTATAATGGCAATGTTTGCTCAAGAGATTGGTGCAAGTATACTGCTCACTGTTGAGAAAAGCCCTAAGGCAAGAGGTTCAACTCTTGAACTAAAAATAGCTACACAAATGGCTACTATTTCCTATGTCAAAAAATCTCTTCCTAAAAATCTAGGGATAGATCTTCTAGTTGTTAAGGATAAGAGAAGATACGATATAGACTTTGGTGAAGAGGTTGATGAAACTATATTAGCAACAAATGAAGATATGCAATATTCACTTGACCCTCTTGGAATATTTAAGATTAGAGTAAATCATGATGAAGGTGTAATAGAAGCTCTATATATTGGGAGGAAGGGAAAGATATTGATAAAGGGAAGAACAGCTAAAGCTATCAGAAATGAGATATTGTCAAGGGGTTTAATATCACAATTATCTCACGCTTTCTATCTAGGGATGGAATTAGCTAAAGCTGAAGAGGCTTTAAGATTAGGTAAAAACTATATACAGGAATTTCCATTATTTAAAAAGTTGGAGTATATTAAATAGGGTTTTAATATGAAGGTAGTTGTAGATGCACCATCAAGATTGCATTTGGGATTCTATAACTTTTTTGAGGATGGAATAGCATATGGGGGTCTTGGTGTAGCTATTGAGGAGCCAAAATTTTTAGTAAGGCTATGGAGATCAAACAAATTTGAAATTAGTAATGAGACTGGGGTAGAGCTAAGTGATATAATAGGGAAAGTAGTTGAGAAGTTTAATATCATGAACATAGGTATATCGATTGAAAAAGCTATACCGAGACATGTAGGTCTAGGTTCTACAACTCAAGGGATATTAAGTCTTGGGTATGGTATTTCTAAGCTATTCAACTTTAACTATAGTGTAAGGGATATAGCACTTATGTTTGGTAGGGGAAGAGATTCTGGGATAGGTATAGCTGTTTTTGAAAAAGGAGGATTTGTTGTCGATTCAGGGAGAAGGATAGATGGTATAGTTGAACCCCCTAAAGATCTTAAAGATCTTCCACTACCCATAATCAGAAAGGTTATTCCAAGAAACTGGTATTTTCTTGTGTTTATTCCAAAAGGTATTAGAGGGTTGGATGAAGTAACAGAGAGGAGGGCTATGGATCAACCCTCTCCTCTTCCAAAGGATTTGCAGTACGAATTATATAAATTGGTTTTGCTACACATCTTACCATCAATAGATAGAAGAGATATTGTTGTATTTGGTAAGGCAATTACCAAGCTACAGGTTATTGTTGGAACATATTTTTCTAGGTATCAAAAGGGTATATATTGTTGTGAAGAAACAGAGATAATCATAAATTCGCTATTGAGCCACGGTGCTCATGGTGCTGGACAAAGTAGCTGGGGACCTACAGCATATGGCATTGTCGAAGGGAGAAAAAGAGCATTGAGAATCCTAGACAAGGTTCTTAACGATATCTATAGAAAGGGTTTTGAATGTCACTATATGGTTGTTAGAGCGAGGAACTATGGAGCGGAGATATCATGGGAAGAATAACTTATATTTTGAAGACCAAGTTCTTATTGGACATATTTTATTGGAAATTATTGTGGTATCAGCTTAATATCATTGATACCTGTATCTGAGAGAGAATACATCTCTACACCTTTTCTAATTAGCCTTAAGATAAGCTTTTTAGCTATATCCAATTTTATCATCTTAATCCTTGGATCCTTTTCTCTTCCTATAGCTGAATATTTACCGATAGGCCCGTTAAAATTCATACCTCCTAAAATAAATCTCTTAACGCCAAGACCATAGGCAATATATATTGCTCTATCTCCATCTGTAAAACCACCAAAGTTATATACATATGGCCTTGGCTCTACCTGTGTAGTCCCTATGATATATCCCTTGAATCTCAATACATTAAAGAGTCTGTCAATGTTATCCCCATGAGCATGAACAAATATGTATACACCAAATCTACTAAGATACTCTATATCATTTAGATTTCCATCGAGATCTGTAACAATTGCTGTAGGAATAATCCCTATCTCTAATAGATATGAAGATGCACCATCAGATACAAATATAGGGATATTCCTAATCAAATCATTTTTCTCAGCAACATCAACATCTTTCTCAAGGCTTGGTCCTGCACCAAAGACTATAGCTACTCCTCTTGCCGAAATTATTCTAGAAATATCATTAGGGTGTATCACATTAATAGCTTTTTGAAGAATAGAGCTTAGAGTATCTGTTGAGATTTGATCCATATCAAAATTTAGTGGAAGAACACTTCTAATCCAGAGGTATATCTTATTCCACTCATCACGATCTATATACCAGTTCATTTTGACCACCTTTTGCATTGGTGGAAGAGGTAAAGAGTGTGGAGTATTTTATTCTCTTCATATTCAGAGCTTTACATTCATCCATTTACTTAGAGTTTTAATAAGCTTAGGATGCTAGAGGCCTAACTCAATTAGTTGTTCTAATGTTGTTTTCTTATATGCATAGAGATTATGTGGATGTATACTTTCATAACTTTCAACTTCAACCTCTATAATAGTCTGTTTATCAAAACTCTTTATCTCTTTACCTATATTCCATATCGCTTCTCTTACAACATCCTCAATAAACATGGGCTTCTTATGAGCTTCTAAAACAAGTTTAGCTTCTTGAGTTCTCTTCAGAAGGGTGAATGTAGGTGCTGAGACACTATTAAATAGTGTTCTCGCTATCTTTTCTATTCCTATGAAGTTGCCCCTAGATATGATTCTACCTTTGAGCACTACTCTCTGCATATGGCTAGGAGCAATCTCAATATTTTGATTTAACATTGATGCTATTGACTCTTTAGCGCTGGGACATACTGTTATACCCTTTACCCCTACACTAAGTTTCCAAAATCTCTCGCCATTTCTTAGCCTCTCTACCTCTACCTCTATCTCTATTGGTTCAAGTCCTCTAATTCCATGGTACTCTATTTCAATATAATATGTTAGTTTTGCATTGACAATAGCTCTCTTAATATATTCATGTTTCTCCA
Above is a genomic segment from Ignisphaera aggregans DSM 17230 containing:
- a CDS encoding hypothetical protein (KEGG: msi:Msm_0873 hypothetical protein~PFAM: Protein of unknown function (DUF447)); this translates as MMDEIEVYRLLLSMGFSEDTFIESVVLVRRNSDIINVLPLGLRYDYRGFLLAKIYRGSRTYDIISKGLANKFTICLTQKPETFFYAIFRKDIIINTFNEAKCPRKLCDACIDTEIKSIEQGEDYLRVELKPVNITISQGYPKGFTRASAAIIEALVYYTKLPFVSDDEKRKYVERIKIMREIVYRSSKKDMYREMIDNIVDRAMRYIAYTGDVR
- a CDS encoding conserved hypothetical protein (COGs: COG2441 butyrate kinase~KEGG: hbu:Hbut_0767 hypothetical protein~SPTR: A2BKW0 Conserved archaeal protein~PFAM: Protein of unknown function (DUF1464)), with translation MRVAGIDPGTKSFDIVVVEDDRVVFEKSIETIEIAKDPQILIDALRDLSVDYIVGPSGYGVPVTFGNEILDPRRFAVEILLLSTEEDIENGVKIGEIGIWVYDALAKVVTYLVNHYRDRVLFIPSVIQLQTVPWYRKINRIDMGTVDKLASAFLAIYNESIRESKSLNDINIIVAEIGFGYIGIIAVKEGRVVDGIGGTYASIGTLTAGAMDLEVVVGVKRWNRWDVFHGGVFWTSNTFDLEDLIRAYKNSEEPLASLYLSFIEGIAKDIARAMTVVPRVDKVVLTGRYSRNRDIVKHLLELVRDVEIAGIQGLKGAVISKEAGQGYAAIGEGIVGGYFADIVDHMKIKEACGTVVDYVVHQAAKGFRERIIKAYRDLVKNPRFCEKLYIR
- a CDS encoding conserved hypothetical protein (COGs: COG2098 conserved hypothetical protein~KEGG: dka:DKAM_0425 hypothetical protein~SPTR: B8D3S0 Putative uncharacterized protein~PFAM: Domain of unknown function (DUF381); Domain of unknown function (DUF372)), translating into MDEHSSDPAKIYFSPKVSNRDRAVFEAGIALGMVIHQFMGIPIKFEEEVKLLEKVIEYAILSQPFKSEAKVSISIDIPKDDNPYRYTTLRSRNLDVTIVTSYGKTKVKARLRYIPELDYTLAYIEDIIEEE
- a CDS encoding flavoprotein (COGs: COG1036 flavoprotein~InterPro IPR001450:IPR003382:IPR017900~KEGG: mja:MJ0208 4Fe-4S iron-sulfur protein~PFAM: flavoprotein; 4Fe-4S ferredoxin iron-sulfur binding domain protein~SPTR: Q57661 Uncharacterized protein MJ0208~PFAM: 4Fe-4S binding domain; Flavoprotein~TIGRFAM: archaeoflavoprotein, MJ0208 family) gives rise to the protein MKSIAWCITGGGANLREIVKSMANIKNIYNIKITVFMTRWGYEVSRIFGVLPIVRNIASGGYYEEFLVEDEGMYYIGRLNLRRYTALVIAPATANTIAKIVNGIADNIASALYAQAVKGGVNVYILPTDIPSESGYIVTETPCHVDRDVCKTYNCTKCLAKDICPVNAITIIEGFPRIDLSKCIGCEKCMYACPFKAVKCWEKIYLEPRDIDLRNIDILKKQRYTYVASNVSELMEKIREVIENG
- a CDS encoding dihydropteroate synthase-related protein (COGs: COG0294 Dihydropteroate synthase~InterPro IPR000489:IPR005236~KEGG: mth:MTH1741 hypothetical protein~PFAM: dihydropteroate synthase DHPS~SPTR: O27773 Conserved protein~TIGRFAM: dihydropteroate synthase-related protein~PFAM: Pterin binding enzyme~TIGRFAM: dihydropteroate synthase-related protein), which encodes MARILIVTGKVAEPMIRDIVKRVDKHRVDVFVAPVPIAAFITPEYVVSILSNSNIDVKSYDIIMLPGLCKGSARIIEEKLGVKAVKGPTNAYDLLEVLKLDDFSLLSPDEPADNVMGNVLRSLAKSLLSDVEREVCKRECIYIGKLKVPITPPPMRIATEVCEAHIYRDEDIIKKVEQYIDSGADIISIGFEALEPHPDHVERIIKLIRKCYDIPIAIDTSIPSEIIRGIEAGADMVINITLQNIEEVYKYLRDVAIVVIPFDTETKTIPMSIDRRIEILEKTIDVLKQKGIEKIFADIVLDPPGSTLASLIGFYEFKRRHPDIPLFMGIGNVTELIDADSIGVNAIMAMFAQEIGASILLTVEKSPKARGSTLELKIATQMATISYVKKSLPKNLGIDLLVVKDKRRYDIDFGEEVDETILATNEDMQYSLDPLGIFKIRVNHDEGVIEALYIGRKGKILIKGRTAKAIRNEILSRGLISQLSHAFYLGMELAKAEEALRLGKNYIQEFPLFKKLEYIK
- a CDS encoding beta-ribofuranosylaminobenzene 5'-phosphate synthase family (COGs: COG1907 sugar kinase~InterPro IPR013750:IPR006204:IPR004422~KEGG: pfu:PF0903 hypothetical protein~PFAM: GHMP kinase; GHMP kinase domain protein~SPTR: B5ITW4 Beta-ribofuranosylaminobenzene 5'-phosphate synthase family~TIGRFAM: beta-ribofuranosylaminobenzene 5'-phosphate synthase family~PFAM: GHMP kinases C terminal; GHMP kinases N terminal domain~TIGRFAM: beta-RFAP synthase) yields the protein MKVVVDAPSRLHLGFYNFFEDGIAYGGLGVAIEEPKFLVRLWRSNKFEISNETGVELSDIIGKVVEKFNIMNIGISIEKAIPRHVGLGSTTQGILSLGYGISKLFNFNYSVRDIALMFGRGRDSGIGIAVFEKGGFVVDSGRRIDGIVEPPKDLKDLPLPIIRKVIPRNWYFLVFIPKGIRGLDEVTERRAMDQPSPLPKDLQYELYKLVLLHILPSIDRRDIVVFGKAITKLQVIVGTYFSRYQKGIYCCEETEIIINSLLSHGAHGAGQSSWGPTAYGIVEGRKRALRILDKVLNDIYRKGFECHYMVVRARNYGAEISWEE
- a CDS encoding protein of unknown function DUF115 (COGs: COG1634 Uncharacterized Rossmann fold enzyme~InterPro IPR002826~KEGG: dka:DKAM_0426 hypothetical protein~PFAM: protein of unknown function DUF115~SPTR: B8D3S1 Putative uncharacterized protein~PFAM: Protein of unknown function DUF115), with translation MNWYIDRDEWNKIYLWIRSVLPLNFDMDQISTDTLSSILQKAINVIHPNDISRIISARGVAIVFGAGPSLEKDVDVAEKNDLIRNIPIFVSDGASSYLLEIGIIPTAIVTDLDGNLNDIEYLSRFGVYIFVHAHGDNIDRLFNVLRFKGYIIGTTQVEPRPYVYNFGGFTDGDRAIYIAYGLGVKRFILGGMNFNGPIGKYSAIGREKDPRIKMIKLDIAKKLILRLIRKGVEMYSLSDTGINDIKLIPQ
- a CDS encoding protein of unknown function DUF198 (COGs: COG1469 conserved hypothetical protein~InterPro IPR003801~KEGG: ape:APE_2308 hypothetical protein~PFAM: protein of unknown function DUF198~SPTR: Q9Y9I0 GTP cyclohydrolase mptA~PFAM: Uncharacterized ACR, COG1469); the protein is MELQDKEPTISIDIEMLGFKNVRRKLVLRTDKGSIALDADISLYVDVDSSRRGVHLSRTAEALLEVIEERYEAKTIEEYLDAMALKLLEKHEYIKRAIVNAKLTYYIEIEYHGIRGLEPIEIEVEVERLRNGERFWKLSVGVKGITVCPSAKESIASMLNQNIEIAPSHMQRVVLKGRIISRGNFIGIEKIARTLFNSVSAPTFTLLKRTQEAKLVLEAHKKPMFIEDVVREAIWNIGKEIKSFDKQTIIEVEVESYESIHPHNLYAYKKTTLEQLIELGL